From Girardinichthys multiradiatus isolate DD_20200921_A chromosome 3, DD_fGirMul_XY1, whole genome shotgun sequence, the proteins below share one genomic window:
- the tlr18 gene encoding toll-like receptor 18 produces MILELISFSGLFLGAVSSPSSPAPSSPPTASSVEERCRMYNSGQSADCRGRQLDFVPWRQFPVTLESIDLSYNVLHAISAADFQNLPQLHTLLLQFNNISHIDNDAFKNNPLLEHLNIFNNSLQEIPASPLTSVLNLKYLDMSNNLYKHATLANSFSKLVRLKALSMGGPLVMGLKKKDFHSLKNIELQDFAIKCSSNLSYYEPGSLEVIQTKQMRFDMAIDQRPNALHHILHDLSNKTISLIQFRNLFEFTYYMGEEDIFLNLKYVRAFQLIFHRGKFNENLLRMALLNLQVTPIKWLRLQYIDFARSPTFVDSGAGSSITNLALDNLDLWYISNPDVLRFDWRFTWFKKIKELSIQYVYFNSVPCDSWTEMEGVELLDVSNNRINDYILYNKRCNYRDTMPNLQTLNLSTNDLTSLEDVSSLTKEFRKLQVLDLSNNKLGSTKERPNCVWTQNITHLIAPHNRFASEAFNCLPTTVYYLDLSNCNLDQLDITYFKKATNLKNLLLSGNKIKFIPSKWESQSIQLLAMDGNSFGLISKASFQHMPQLSQLRAGNNPYHCTCELHTFVQDTIARGKVNLTDWPWNYRCYHPESFLNTFISKYFPGQIACDIRLVIIISVATTATVILIFVLICYIFDLPWYTKATYQIIRAKYRAHKENLAGDIENFKYHAFISYSHSDAEWVRDHLLPCLENNKNPYRLCIHERDFMPGRWIIDNIIENIECSRKVIFVLSLHFVNSEWCNYELYFAQQRAMGKTFSDIILVLKEPIDPNSLPSKYCKLKKMLSTKTYLEWPQQVNQQPFFWAQLRSVLGKPIMTREVANSNRSRISSGGVSVIGPLVEESIPEVGIPNEDPLEKIHNEIIHKNDIELEDQINTEAC; encoded by the exons ATGATTTTGGAATTAATCAGTTTCAGTGGTCTCTTTCTTGGAGCTGTGTCATCTCCATCCTCACCAGCTCCATCTTCACCTCCCACTGCCAGTTCTGTTGAAGAACGCTGTCGGATGTACAATTCTGGCCAGTCCGCAGACTGTCGTGGAAGACAGCTTGATTTTGTTCCATGGAGACAATTTCCAGTTACTCTTGAGAGCATAGATCTTTCTTATAATGTGCTTCATGCTATCAGTGCTGCAGACTTCCAGAACCTCCCTCAGCTTCACACccttctgctgcagttcaacAACATTTCACACATTGATAATGATGCCTTTAAAAACAACCCATTACTGGAGcatctgaacatttttaataactcaCTGCAGGAGATTCCTGCATCACCTCTGACATCTGTACTGAATCTAAAGTACCTCGATATGTCCAATAACCTTTATAAACATGCAACTTTAGCAAACAGTTTCTCTAAATTAGTCAGACTCAAGGCTCTGTCTATGGGTGGCCCTTTGGTGATGGGACTAAAGAAAAAGGATTTTCATTCCCTAAAGAACATTGAATTACAAGATTTTGCTATCAAGTGCTCCTCAAATTTAAGTTACTATGAGCCAGGAAGTTTAGAAGTCATTCAGACAAAGCAGATGCGATTTGACATGGCGATAGATCAACGACCAAATGCTCTCCATCATATACTACATGATCTCTCCAACAAGACGATCAGCCTAATTCAGTTTCGCAACCTCTTTGAATTCACATACTACATGGGCGAGGAAGATATTTTCCTGAATTTAAAATACGTTAGAGCATTTCAGCTCATCTTTCACAGAGGCAAGTTTAATGAAAATCTCCTGAGGATGGCTTTACTCAACTTACAAGTGACTCCTATCAAATGGCTTAGACTTCAGTACATTGACTTTGCCCGTTCACCAACATTTGTTGACAGTGGTGCAGGTTCTAGTATAACCAACCTGGCACTAGACAACTTGGATCTCTG GTATATCAGCAATCCTGATGTGCTGCGTTTTGACTGgcgcttcacctggttcaagaaaataaaagagcTGTCTATTCAGTATGTGTATTTCAACAGCGTTCCTTGTGACTCCTGGACTGAGATGGAAGGTGTGGAGTTGTTGGATGTCTCTAACAATCGAATAAACGATTACATTTTATACAACAAGAGGTGTAATTACAGGGACACCATGCCAAATCTACAAACCCTCAACCTGAGCACCAATGACTTGACCAGTTTAGAAGACGTATCATCTCTAACAAAGGAGTTTAGGAAGCTGCAGGTGCTGGATCTTAGCAACAACAAACTGGGATCTACAAAAGAAAGGCCAAACTGTGTTTGGACACAAAATATAACTCATCTAATTGCTCCCCACAATCGGTTTGCGAGCGAAGCATTTAACTGTCTACCTACCACGGTGTATTACTTGGATCTGTCCAACTGCAACCTGGACCAACTAGACATCACTTACTTTAAGAAAGccacaaatctgaaaaatctcTTACTGAGTGGGAATAAAATTAAGTTCATCCCATCAAAGTGGGAGAGTCAATCTATTCAGTTGTTAGCTATGGATGGAAATTCGTTTGGTTTGATTAGCAAGGCATCTTTCCAACATATGCCTCAATTGTCTCAGCTCAGAGCAGGAAACAATCCTTACCATTGTACTTGTGAGCTTCACACCTTTGTCCAGGACACCATAGCAAGAGGAAAGGTTAATCTCACTGACTGGCCCTGGAACTACCGATGCTATCACCCAGAGTCCTTCCTCAACACCTTCATATCCAAATACTTTCCTGGTCAAATAGCATGTGACATCAGACTTGTTATAATCATCTCTGTTGCAACCACTGCCACAGTGATCTTGATATTTGTTCTAATTTGCTATATTTTTGACCTCCCGTGGTACACTAAAGCCACGTATCAGATTATACGGGCCAAATACAGAGCTCACAAGGAAAATCTAGCTGGGGACATTGAGAACTTCAAATATCATGCCTTCATATCCTACAGCCACTCAGATGCTGAATGGGTTAGAGACCATCTCTTACCCTGTTTGGAAAACAACAAGAACCCCTATCGTCTGTGTATTCATGAGCGGGACTTTATGCCAGGAAGATGGATCATTGACAACATCATTGAGAACATTGAATGCAGTCGTAAG GTTATCTTTGTCCTGTCTCTACACTTTGTGAACAGTGAATGGTGCAACTACGAACTGTACTTTGCTCAGCAGAGAGCAATGGGTAAGACCTTCAGTGACATCATCCTGGTGTTGAAGGAGCCCATTGATCCAAACTCCTTGCCCAGCAAGTACTGCAAGCTCAAAAAGATGCTGAGTACCAAAACATACCTGGAGTGGCCCCAACAGGTGAACCAGCAGCCCTTCTTCTGGGCTCAGCTGAGGAGTGTTCTGGGTAAACCTATAATGACCCGTGAGGTGGCTAACAGCAATAGGAGTAGAATCTCATCTGGAGGAGTTTCTGTGATTGGGCCCCttgttgaagaaagcatcccaGAAGTAGGCATACCTAATGAAGACCCCTTAGAGAAAATTCACAATGAAATTATTCACAAAAATGATATTGAACTAGAAGACCAAATAAATACAGAGGcatgttga
- the s100a1 gene encoding protein S100-A1 yields the protein MSGTLQGAMEDLIKVFYRYSGKEGDKYKLNKKELKTMLQQELAGFLNASNDSTVVEKIMNDLDENKDGEVDFQEFVVLVAALTVACNSFFVDSLKA from the exons ATGTCTGGCACTCTGCAAGGAGCCATGGAGGACCTGATCAAGGTCTTCTATCGCTATTCAGGAAAGGAGGGTGACAAGTACAAGCTGAACAAGAAGGAGCTCAAGACCATGCTGCAGCAGGAACTCGCAGGCTTCCTGAAT GCCTCCAATGATTCCACTGTGGTTGAGAAGATCATGAATGACCTAGATGAAAACAAAGATGGTGAGGTGGACTTCCAGGAGTTTGTGGTCCTGGTTGCTGCACTGACTGTAGCTTGCAATAGCTTCTTTGTGGACTCTCTTAAAGCCTAG